The Caldibacillus debilis DSM 16016 genome includes a window with the following:
- a CDS encoding GntR family transcriptional regulator, protein MNILLSQTSKTPLYLQIKEQIKEQIMKGILKEGDPLPSMRELAKELRVSVITTKRAYEELEQEGFLVSTVGRGTFVAGQQTHVLREWRIRELENQLENLVSEGKRIGLSEQELVDMVRIYYKEGGR, encoded by the coding sequence ATGAACATCCTTCTTTCCCAAACGAGCAAAACACCGCTGTATTTGCAGATCAAAGAGCAGATCAAGGAACAGATCATGAAAGGAATATTGAAAGAAGGCGACCCCCTACCTTCGATGCGTGAGCTGGCCAAAGAACTGAGGGTCAGTGTCATTACGACCAAACGGGCTTACGAAGAATTGGAACAGGAGGGGTTTCTCGTTTCGACGGTAGGAAGAGGCACCTTCGTCGCGGGGCAACAGACCCATGTCCTGCGGGAGTGGCGGATACGGGAGCTGGAGAATCAACTGGAGAACCTCGTTAGCGAAGGAAAACGGATCGGGCTTTCCGAACAAGAATTGGTGGACATGGTCCGAATTTACTACAAGGAAGGGGGCCGTTAG
- the asnB gene encoding asparagine synthase (glutamine-hydrolyzing), whose protein sequence is MCGIAGWFDLRDDLSGKKVVIGDMCETLANRGPDEEGFWLNSHVAFGHKRLAVIDPEGGQQPMVRRYGDNAYVITYNGELYNTQELRKELENLGHRFTTDSDTEVLLVSFVQWGPKCVEYLNGIFAFGIWDGKEKQLFLARDRFGVKPLFYALRGGGIIFASELKAILAHPAVKAEIDRDGLSEVFSLGPSRTPGSGVFKDVFEVKPAHCLLFNGDGCKTWRYWQLTSEMHTDSLAETVEKVRFLVTDSIKRQLVSDVPVCTFLSGGLDSSTITALAARHFHETGKGRLHTYSIDYADNDKFFRANLFQPDSDNEWIRLVSETFGTEHHRITVGTTALAEALEDALIARDLPGMADIDSSLLLFCREVKKRATVALSGECADEIFGGYPWFHRPELADDDSFPWIRSKRLRARILSRETKALIDPEAYIKRRLGETLKEVPRLAGEGPDEAKRRELFYLNMMWFMATLLDRKDRMSMAAGLEVRVPFCDHRLVQYVWNIPWEMKMLGGREKGILRKAMEGVLPGEVLQRKKSPFPKTFHPEYERIVGRRLEEILHDPASPILDFIDKEEVLKLIREQPEDDSPWFGQLMAKAQLLAYLIQVNLWLEKYKIAFSG, encoded by the coding sequence TTGTGCGGGATCGCAGGCTGGTTCGATTTGAGGGACGATTTGTCCGGGAAAAAAGTGGTCATCGGAGACATGTGCGAAACACTGGCCAACCGGGGGCCGGATGAAGAAGGGTTTTGGCTGAATTCCCATGTCGCTTTCGGTCATAAGCGTCTCGCCGTCATCGATCCCGAGGGCGGGCAGCAGCCGATGGTCCGCCGATACGGGGACAATGCCTACGTCATTACTTACAACGGAGAATTGTACAATACGCAGGAATTGAGAAAGGAATTGGAAAATTTGGGGCATCGGTTTACCACGGACTCCGACACGGAAGTTTTACTCGTCAGCTTCGTCCAATGGGGGCCGAAGTGCGTCGAATATTTGAACGGGATTTTTGCCTTCGGCATTTGGGACGGGAAAGAAAAGCAATTGTTTTTGGCCAGGGACCGTTTCGGCGTCAAACCCCTTTTCTACGCTTTGCGGGGCGGAGGAATCATCTTCGCTTCGGAATTAAAAGCGATCCTGGCCCATCCGGCGGTGAAGGCGGAGATCGACCGGGACGGCTTGAGCGAGGTCTTTTCATTGGGCCCATCCCGCACCCCCGGCTCCGGGGTATTCAAGGACGTCTTTGAAGTCAAGCCCGCCCACTGTCTCCTCTTCAACGGGGACGGCTGCAAAACGTGGAGGTACTGGCAGCTGACCAGTGAAATGCACACGGATTCCTTGGCGGAAACCGTGGAAAAAGTCCGCTTTCTTGTCACGGATTCCATCAAGCGGCAGCTGGTTTCCGACGTGCCGGTCTGCACCTTTTTGTCCGGCGGGCTCGATTCGAGCACCATCACCGCCTTGGCGGCCAGGCATTTTCACGAGACGGGAAAGGGAAGGCTGCACACGTATTCCATCGATTATGCGGACAACGATAAATTTTTCCGGGCGAACCTGTTCCAGCCCGATTCGGACAATGAGTGGATCCGCCTCGTCTCCGAAACCTTCGGGACCGAGCATCACCGGATTACCGTCGGGACGACCGCCCTCGCCGAAGCCTTGGAGGACGCCCTCATCGCCCGCGATCTGCCGGGCATGGCCGACATCGATTCGTCCCTTCTCCTGTTTTGCCGGGAGGTGAAAAAAAGGGCGACCGTCGCCCTGTCCGGGGAATGCGCCGACGAAATCTTCGGCGGCTATCCCTGGTTCCACCGGCCGGAATTGGCCGATGACGATTCCTTCCCATGGATCCGTTCGAAGCGGCTGCGGGCGAGGATCCTTTCCCGGGAAACGAAGGCGTTGATCGACCCGGAGGCTTATATCAAAAGGCGCCTCGGCGAAACGCTGAAGGAAGTGCCCCGCCTCGCGGGGGAAGGACCGGATGAAGCGAAAAGAAGGGAATTGTTTTATCTCAACATGATGTGGTTTATGGCGACCCTCCTTGACCGGAAAGACCGGATGAGCATGGCGGCGGGTTTGGAAGTCCGGGTCCCCTTCTGCGACCACCGCCTCGTCCAATATGTGTGGAATATTCCTTGGGAAATGAAGATGCTCGGCGGGAGGGAAAAGGGGATCTTGAGGAAGGCGATGGAAGGCGTCCTGCCCGGGGAAGTGCTGCAGCGGAAAAAGAGCCCCTTCCCGAAAACCTTCCATCCGGAATATGAGCGCATCGTCGGGCGGCGGCTGGAAGAAATCCTCCATGACCCCGCATCTCCCATTTTGGATTTCATCGATAAGGAGGAAGTGTTAAAACTGATCCGGGAACAGCCGGAGGACGACAGCCCTTGGTTCGGGCAGCTGATGGCCAAAGCCCAGCTGCTGGCCTACCTGATCCAGGTAAACCTTTGGCTGGAAAAATACAAGATCGCATTTTCCGGTTGA